A section of the Harmonia axyridis chromosome 2, icHarAxyr1.1, whole genome shotgun sequence genome encodes:
- the LOC123673091 gene encoding ADP,ATP carrier protein 1-like, with protein sequence MTDPKAFMKDFLAGGISAAVAKTSVAPIERVKLILQVQAASKQIEAGKEYKGIVDAFVRIPKEQGFLSLWRGNLANVLRYFPTQALNFAFKDVYKQIFMSGVDKKTQFWRYFAANLASGGAAGATSLCFVYPLDYARTRLGADVGKSLADRQYTGLIDCISKTFKSDGPVGLYRGFSVSVQGIIIYRASYFGLFDTAKGMLPDPKNTPFLISFLIAQAVTTVSGITSYPFDTVRRRMMMQSGRAKSDMMYKNTLDCWMKIGKTEGATAFFKGAFSNVLRGTGAALVLVFYDEVKNLL encoded by the exons ATGACTGACCCAAAAGCCTTTATGAAGGATTTCCTCGCCGGAGGAATTTCCGCTGCAGTTGCCAAGACCTCAGTTGCACCAATTGAGAGAGTAAAACTGATTTTGCAAGTGCAAGCCGCTTCCAAACAGATTGAAGCTGGAAAGGAATACAAAG GTATTGTCGATGCATTCGTCAGAATTCCAAAAGAACAAGGTTTCTTAAGTTTGTGGCGTGGTAACCTCGCTAATGTACTCAGGTATTTCCCCACACAAGCTTTGAACTTCGCCTTCAAAGATGTGTACAAACAGATTTTCATGAGCGGTGTTGACAAAAAGACACAATTCTGGAGGTATTTTGCTGCCAATTTAGCTTCTGGTGGAGCAGCTGGAGCCACTTCTCTATGCTTTGTATACCCATTAGATTACGCCCGTACACG tTTGGGAGCTGACGTAGGAAAAAGTTTAGCTGATAGACAATACACCGGTCTTATTGATTGTATAAGCAAAACTTTCAAATCAGATGGACCTGTTGGTTTATACAGAGGTTTCTCTGTCTCAGTTCAGGGTATTATTATCTACAGAGCATCATACTTTGGTCTTTTCGACACAGCTAAGGGAATGTTGCCCGATCCTAAGAATACACCATTCCTCATCTCATTCCTTATTGCTCAA GCTGTTACTACTGTATCTGGTATTACCTCATATCCATTCGATACAGTCAGAAGGCGTATGATGATGCAGTCTGGCAGGGCTAAATCCGACATGATGTACAAGAACACTCTTGACTGCTGGATGAAGATTGGCAAAACAGAAGGTGCTACTGCTTTCTTCAAGGGAGCATTCTCCAATGTACTCAGAGGTACTGGAGCTGCCCTTGTACTTGTATTCTACGATGAAGTGAAAAATCTACTATAG